A window of Cryptomeria japonica chromosome 3, Sugi_1.0, whole genome shotgun sequence contains these coding sequences:
- the LOC131054344 gene encoding uncharacterized protein LOC131054344, producing MATQLEKSSDNGGSSGAEVYSGYETCKQKVLELLQELGLPRGLLPLQYIEECGYVRDTGFVWIKRKKKLEYRYKASGVLASYAPEVTCFVEKRKMKKINGVKIRELLVWLPLTELSIQDSNTHMIYCKTGLGVGKSMPIRLWEDEYDKYMSKIDVTPPAET from the coding sequence ATGGCCACCCAGTTGGAGAAGAGCAGTGACAATGGAGGGTCTAGTGGTGCAGAAGTGTACAGTGGCTATGAAACCTGCAAGCAGAAGGTTCTAGAGCTTCTGCAAGAATTGGGTCTTCCCAGGGGCTTACTTCCTTTGCAAtacatagaggaatgtgggtaTGTAAGAGACACAGGTTTTGTGTGGATAAAACGTAAGAAGAAGCTAGAGTACAGATATAAGGCCTCTGGAGTACTGGCTTCTTATGCTCCTGAGGTAACTTGTTTTGTggagaagaggaagatgaagaagatAAATGGAGTGAAGATCAGAGAGCTGCTGGTATGGCTGCCTTTGACTGAGCTGAGCATTCAGGATTCAAACACTCATATGATTTACTGCAAGACTGGTTTGGGTGTAGGGAAGAGTATGCCCATCAGGCTCTGGGAGGATGAATATGACAAATATATGTCTAAGATTGATGTAACTCCTCCTGctgaaacttga